In a genomic window of Candidatus Ozemobacteraceae bacterium:
- the aroB gene encoding 3-dehydroquinate synthase: MSHDILLGHDILGEIVGRMSRLGVHKKCVVVTNETVARWYLQPLIAELRTRGFEAHAAVLPDGETHKTLETAQSLFPTFLEAGLDRKSPVIALGGGVICDLAGFAASVYMRGVPLVLMPTSLLAMIDASLGGKNGVNLPEGKNLIGTFHQPTLLGIDVTSLRTLPLNQLSYGIVEAVKHGAIADAPYFKFIQKNCASIKARDLPLMQRLVRRSLHIKKTFVEADELDTTGSRAALNFGHTFGHAYEVLGGYLRHHHGEAVGLGMLTALAVSRARGLLKEDYTESLTGLLKEFNLPVELPREYTPDAIVNAILHDKKRQRDAIKLILPVSLGTVEKILVPISELKPLLESVMR, translated from the coding sequence ATGTCTCACGATATTCTTCTCGGTCATGACATCCTTGGTGAGATCGTCGGCCGCATGTCGCGGCTGGGGGTACACAAAAAGTGCGTCGTCGTCACCAACGAGACCGTCGCCCGCTGGTATCTCCAGCCGTTGATCGCCGAACTCCGCACCAGAGGCTTTGAAGCCCATGCGGCGGTCCTTCCCGACGGAGAGACGCACAAGACGCTCGAAACGGCCCAGTCTCTGTTTCCGACGTTTCTCGAGGCGGGGCTCGACCGCAAGAGCCCGGTCATCGCGCTCGGCGGGGGCGTCATCTGCGATCTCGCAGGCTTCGCCGCGTCCGTCTACATGCGGGGGGTTCCGCTCGTCCTGATGCCGACCTCTCTGCTGGCGATGATCGACGCATCGCTCGGCGGCAAAAACGGCGTCAATCTTCCCGAAGGCAAGAACCTCATCGGCACCTTCCATCAGCCCACACTGCTCGGCATCGACGTTACGTCCCTCCGCACCCTCCCGCTCAACCAGCTCTCCTACGGCATCGTCGAGGCCGTGAAACACGGCGCGATCGCCGATGCGCCGTATTTCAAGTTCATCCAGAAGAATTGCGCCTCGATCAAGGCCCGCGACCTGCCGCTCATGCAGCGGCTCGTCCGCCGCTCGCTGCACATCAAAAAAACCTTCGTTGAAGCCGACGAACTCGACACGACGGGAAGCAGGGCAGCCCTCAATTTCGGGCATACGTTCGGTCACGCCTACGAAGTGCTCGGCGGCTATCTCCGTCATCACCACGGGGAAGCCGTCGGCCTCGGCATGCTGACCGCGCTGGCCGTCTCCCGCGCCCGCGGCCTTCTCAAGGAGGACTACACCGAAAGCCTCACCGGTCTGCTGAAGGAGTTCAATCTCCCTGTCGAGCTTCCCCGCGAGTACACGCCGGATGCCATCGTCAACGCTATTCTTCACGACAAGAAGCGCCAGCGGGATGCGATCAAGCTGATCCTGCCGGTTTCCCTCGGGACCGTGGAAAAAATCCTGGTTCCGATCTCGGAGCTCAAGCCCCTTCTCGAATCCGTCATGCGCTGA
- a CDS encoding vitamin B12-dependent ribonucleotide reductase: MTATASTSLMPRISANAQKVLAKRYLTRGPDGQPTETVEQLFHRVAKAIAEAEDRFPGSPYKADQLEPMFYELMTGMDFLPNSPTLMNAGKPLGQLSACFVLPVEDSMDGIFDAIKQAALIHKSGGGTGFSFSRLRPANDAVASTSGVSSGPISFMKVFNVATDTIKQGGARRGANMGILRVDHPDIIEFIKSKEDNNSLTNFNISVAVTDLFMEALEKDTEYDLINPRTKATVGSLKASKVFHMIVERAWRNGEPGVVFIDRINRDQPTPNVGMIESTNPCGEQPLLPYESCNLGSINLANFVVREGGAARVDYERMTGVIRLAIRFLDNVIEVNKYPIPAIDTMTKANRKIGLGVMGWADLLLRMGVPYNSEAALTLAEELMRFFKREAWNASIELSRERGPFSNYAGSALEKRGMPPVRNATTTTIAPTGTISLIAGCSSGIEPLFAVAYEKHVLDKEHLIEVNEDFLAIAKEQGFYTPELLEKIAKQGHLHDLTDVPEAVRRVFVTAHEISPEWHVRMQSVFQKYTDNAVSKTVNFPHDATIKDVETVFRLSHTLGCKGITVYRDGSREEQVLNLGAGQGKTAKPGQPVSESLPAGVQISIMPRPRPERTIGATERYKIGCGNLYVTVNADETGLCEVFTSLGRGGGCPSQSEASARLASLALRAGIDVQEIIDQLKGIRCMSTLKRGGPANGIKVLSCPDAIGRAIEEYYLSCKANRLRPQTPPPASGAAAGKGQPAESLIDGDRAPTGCPDCGERLEHESGCVICKRCGYSKCG, from the coding sequence ATGACCGCCACCGCCTCGACAAGCCTGATGCCCCGGATTTCGGCCAACGCCCAGAAGGTGCTCGCCAAGCGCTATCTCACCCGCGGCCCCGACGGACAGCCGACCGAAACCGTGGAACAGCTGTTCCATCGTGTCGCGAAGGCGATCGCGGAAGCCGAAGACCGATTCCCCGGCTCACCCTACAAGGCCGACCAGCTGGAACCGATGTTCTACGAGCTGATGACCGGCATGGACTTCCTTCCCAACAGCCCCACCCTCATGAACGCCGGAAAGCCGCTCGGACAGTTGTCCGCCTGCTTCGTGCTGCCGGTGGAGGATTCGATGGACGGGATTTTCGACGCCATCAAGCAGGCCGCCCTGATCCACAAGTCCGGCGGCGGAACCGGCTTCAGTTTCTCGCGGCTCCGGCCGGCGAACGATGCCGTGGCCAGCACCAGCGGGGTCAGCTCCGGCCCGATTTCGTTCATGAAGGTATTCAACGTCGCCACCGACACGATCAAGCAGGGCGGCGCCCGGCGCGGGGCGAACATGGGCATCCTTCGCGTCGACCATCCCGACATCATCGAGTTCATCAAGTCGAAGGAAGACAACAACAGCCTGACGAACTTCAACATCTCGGTCGCCGTGACCGACCTGTTCATGGAAGCCCTCGAGAAGGACACCGAATACGACCTGATCAACCCTCGCACGAAGGCGACCGTCGGCTCGCTCAAAGCGTCCAAGGTGTTCCACATGATCGTCGAGCGGGCCTGGCGAAACGGCGAGCCCGGCGTCGTTTTCATCGACCGGATCAACCGCGACCAGCCGACCCCAAACGTCGGGATGATCGAATCGACCAATCCCTGCGGCGAACAGCCTCTCCTGCCGTACGAATCCTGCAACCTCGGTTCGATCAACCTCGCCAACTTCGTCGTCCGTGAAGGCGGCGCCGCCCGTGTCGACTACGAGCGGATGACCGGGGTCATTCGGCTCGCCATCCGGTTCCTCGACAACGTCATCGAGGTGAACAAATATCCCATCCCGGCGATCGACACGATGACGAAGGCCAACCGCAAGATCGGCCTGGGGGTCATGGGCTGGGCCGACCTGCTTCTCCGCATGGGCGTTCCCTACAATTCCGAGGCGGCACTGACGCTGGCGGAAGAGTTGATGCGGTTCTTCAAGCGCGAAGCCTGGAACGCCTCGATCGAGCTGTCGCGCGAGCGCGGCCCGTTCTCCAACTACGCCGGCTCTGCGCTCGAGAAGCGCGGGATGCCCCCGGTGCGCAACGCGACGACGACGACGATCGCCCCGACCGGCACCATCAGCCTCATCGCTGGTTGTTCCAGCGGCATCGAGCCGCTGTTCGCGGTCGCCTACGAGAAACACGTGCTCGACAAGGAGCACCTGATCGAGGTCAACGAGGATTTCCTCGCGATTGCGAAGGAGCAGGGCTTCTACACTCCCGAACTTCTCGAAAAGATCGCGAAGCAGGGCCATCTCCACGATCTGACCGATGTTCCCGAAGCCGTGCGGCGGGTGTTCGTGACGGCGCACGAAATCTCGCCGGAGTGGCACGTGCGCATGCAGTCGGTATTCCAGAAATACACCGACAACGCCGTCAGCAAGACGGTAAATTTCCCGCACGACGCCACGATCAAAGACGTCGAGACGGTGTTCCGCCTTTCTCACACGCTCGGGTGCAAAGGCATCACGGTATACCGCGACGGCTCCCGCGAAGAGCAGGTGCTGAACCTCGGCGCGGGCCAGGGAAAAACGGCGAAGCCCGGACAGCCCGTTTCCGAAAGCCTGCCCGCCGGCGTTCAGATCAGCATCATGCCTCGGCCCCGCCCCGAGCGGACGATCGGCGCGACCGAGCGGTACAAGATCGGGTGCGGCAACCTGTATGTGACCGTCAACGCCGATGAGACCGGCCTTTGCGAGGTGTTCACCAGTCTCGGCCGCGGCGGCGGCTGCCCGTCACAATCCGAAGCGTCGGCCCGTCTCGCCTCGCTTGCCCTGCGCGCCGGCATCGACGTGCAGGAGATCATCGACCAACTCAAGGGCATACGGTGCATGTCGACGCTCAAGCGCGGCGGCCCGGCGAACGGCATCAAGGTGCTTTCCTGCCCCGACGCGATCGGCCGCGCCATCGAGGAATACTACCTTTCCTGCAAGGCGAACCGGCTGCGTCCCCAGACGCCCCCGCCCGCATCCGGCGCCGCCGCCGGAAAAGGCCAGCCGGCCGAGAGCCTGATCGACGGAGACCGAGCTCCGACCGGCTGTCCCGACTGCGGCGAGCGGCTCGAGCATGAGAGCGGCTGCGTCATCTGCAAGCGATGCGGGTATTCGAAGTGCGGCTGA
- a CDS encoding glucosaminidase domain-containing protein codes for MKAIRGTYRSTIRRLLASYLAVLLVGFGSIGFAFDEGLGGFVPEQNSSETQQTSTVTSTGGSAGTPANQSDSSVHSASSQSVSSVSTLVTSLINFLDALANLFNEIGNIISATGTPPASTTEPRTPATTGGTQRSPAPVTPTKPAQANLGVDSAELNAWKGGKLPPEKFVRLIGPAAKQSMARTGVPASVTIAQAALETGWGGSTIGNAKNLFGIKGTGPAGSVSKPTREYINGRYVTVQGTFRAYNTWSESIDDHSKLLQKDRYRPAMAYKDNPDMFAAQLQRCGYATDPSYAKKLVSIMKTWNLYQYDT; via the coding sequence ATGAAGGCGATTCGCGGTACATATCGATCGACCATACGGCGGCTCCTGGCTTCGTATCTTGCCGTTCTCCTGGTCGGGTTCGGAAGCATCGGCTTCGCGTTCGACGAAGGGCTGGGCGGATTCGTTCCCGAACAGAACTCCTCCGAGACACAACAGACCTCAACCGTCACTTCGACCGGCGGTTCCGCCGGAACACCCGCAAATCAGTCCGATTCCTCCGTTCATTCCGCGTCATCTCAGTCCGTATCATCCGTTTCGACCCTCGTTACTTCCCTGATCAATTTTCTCGATGCCCTTGCCAACCTCTTCAACGAAATAGGGAATATCATTTCCGCTACCGGAACTCCGCCGGCTTCGACAACGGAACCCAGGACCCCGGCAACGACCGGCGGCACGCAGCGCTCCCCGGCGCCGGTCACTCCGACAAAACCTGCACAGGCGAATCTCGGCGTCGATTCGGCGGAACTCAACGCCTGGAAGGGCGGGAAACTCCCTCCCGAAAAGTTCGTCAGGCTCATCGGTCCGGCCGCGAAGCAGTCGATGGCCCGCACGGGCGTGCCCGCGTCGGTTACGATCGCCCAGGCAGCGCTCGAAACCGGTTGGGGCGGCTCGACGATCGGCAACGCGAAGAACCTGTTCGGCATCAAGGGAACCGGCCCGGCCGGCTCGGTGAGCAAGCCGACCCGTGAGTATATCAACGGCAGATATGTCACTGTCCAGGGAACGTTCCGCGCCTACAACACCTGGTCCGAATCTATCGACGACCACTCGAAACTGTTGCAAAAAGACCGCTATCGCCCGGCGATGGCATACAAGGACAACCCGGACATGTTCGCCGCACAGCTCCAGCGGTGCGGCTACGCGACGGATCCGTCGTATGCGAAAAAACTCGTGAGCATCATGAAAACCTGGAATCTGTATCAATATGACACCTGA
- a CDS encoding RNA polymerase sigma factor, producing MTIPVPPSLESASDDALMEQFRQGNVESFKLLFLRHIGLVVRYAASLCGNWETARDLAQEVFLKISQHAASYDGRSKFKSWMLTMTRNMVIDLKRRKTAKTVTIPDNPDRWAPFADPRNPADAVAAEASMAEWLKGLTPEQREVMLLKHVEQLSYTEISEITGIREGTLRQIVFRALCQLRKEAGTNAM from the coding sequence ATGACCATTCCCGTCCCGCCAAGCCTCGAGTCCGCATCTGACGACGCCCTGATGGAACAGTTCCGCCAGGGAAATGTTGAATCCTTCAAACTTCTGTTTCTCAGGCATATCGGCCTCGTCGTCCGTTACGCCGCAAGCTTGTGCGGCAACTGGGAAACGGCCCGCGATCTGGCCCAGGAAGTATTTCTCAAAATATCACAGCACGCAGCTTCCTATGACGGACGTTCGAAGTTCAAGAGCTGGATGCTGACCATGACCAGAAACATGGTTATCGATCTGAAACGCAGGAAAACGGCAAAAACGGTGACGATTCCGGATAATCCCGACCGCTGGGCCCCGTTCGCAGACCCGAGAAATCCGGCGGACGCCGTCGCCGCCGAAGCCTCGATGGCGGAATGGCTGAAGGGATTGACCCCGGAGCAGCGCGAAGTCATGCTTCTCAAACACGTCGAACAGCTCTCTTACACCGAGATTTCGGAAATCACCGGCATACGCGAGGGAACGCTCAGACAAATCGTCTTCCGCGCTCTGTGCCAGTTGCGAAAGGAGGCCGGAACGAATGCCATGTGA
- a CDS encoding prepilin-type N-terminal cleavage/methylation domain-containing protein, with protein sequence MNRAGSGGVTLVEVMIVVAMLAILTGTFLYMHFRSSSTIVDDQQTSAYYLAMGTFLESFLSDVRMARQIISVPGGCVIHAMERGGDLSISYTISGNGILREAKGTRRLFDFGRPLKPGAKMIFNLATEAD encoded by the coding sequence TTGAACCGGGCAGGTAGCGGCGGCGTTACGCTGGTCGAAGTGATGATCGTGGTCGCGATGCTCGCGATCCTGACGGGCACATTCCTCTACATGCACTTCCGATCGAGTTCGACCATCGTCGATGACCAGCAGACCTCGGCCTACTATCTCGCCATGGGAACCTTTCTCGAGTCGTTCCTGTCGGACGTCAGAATGGCTCGGCAAATCATATCCGTCCCCGGCGGCTGCGTCATTCATGCGATGGAACGCGGCGGGGATCTTTCTATATCATACACGATTTCCGGAAACGGCATTCTGCGCGAGGCGAAAGGTACCCGGCGGCTCTTCGATTTCGGCCGGCCGTTGAAGCCCGGCGCGAAGATGATCTTCAATCTTGCAACGGAGGCGGACTGA